A region from the Silene latifolia isolate original U9 population chromosome 7, ASM4854445v1, whole genome shotgun sequence genome encodes:
- the LOC141589973 gene encoding protein FAR1-RELATED SEQUENCE 5-like, which produces MSTSDATTSSSTNNSFKTPRTRIETLNALQYIPLCPEEKKPKVGQVFETLESTELFYKEYCTICGFTPRPATTKRIKGNELPNSFALRNVVCNRQGVKESRKRKRTDIDTDTADNDTQSDVTDISRVRPITRIDCRVLVQFKYQENGTYIVTRFDEAHNHPLASLESTIFLKGNRKMTEIQKQFVTKVKVIKLGGVKAYRGWKELCGGYDNIGATEVDFKNFVIDVKTYIGNFDAQMFVENLIGKKDTWSSFYFDFIVDENKCLAGVFWADPICIKNYMLFGEVLSTDATYGTNKYDMVFVPFTGVDHHKRCITFGAGLIGDESIECYTWLFKKFLEAMGGCQPRIIITDQDKSMKSVVPEVFKKSTHRLCMWHIMKKLRETVSYQLFQDEDFKTRLNRCVWNNQLEPDEFKEQWGKIMTDYQLVEHEWFSDLYDIRE; this is translated from the coding sequence atgagtacaagtgatgcaactacgtCTTCTTCCACAAATAACAGCTTTAAAACACCAAGAACAAGAATTGAAACATTAAATGCACTCCAGTACATTCCATTATGTCCAGAGGAAAAGAAACCTAAAGTAGGACAAGTATTCGAAACACTAGAATCAACAGAGTTATTCTACAAAGAATATTGTACAATCTGTGGGTTTACGCCAAGACCTGCAACAACAAAAAGGATTAAAGGCAATGAGTTaccaaacagttttgcattaaggaatGTTGTCTGCAATAGGCAAGGTGTAAAGGAAAGTAGGAAAAGGAAGAGGACTGATATTGATACTGATACTGCTGACAATGATACACAATCTGATGTGACAGACATAAGCCGTGTGAGGCCGATTACAAGAATTGACTGTCGTGTATTAGTGCAGTTCAAATACCAAGAAAATGGAACATATATTGTTACCAGATTCGATGAAGCCCATAACCATCCACTTGCTTCGCTTGAATCTACAATATTCTTGAAAGGAAACCGAAAAATGACAGAGATACAGAAACAATTTGTCACAAAGGTAAAGGTGATAAAACTAGGTGGTGTGAAAGCCTATAGAGGTTGGAAGGAGCTGTGTGGAGGTTACGACAACATTGGTGCTACTGAGGTTGATTTCAAAAACTTTGTCATTGACGTAAAAACCTACATTGGTAATTTTGATGCGCAAATGTTTGTTGAGAATCTTATTGGGAAAAAAGACACATGGagttcattttactttgattttatagTAGATGAAAACAAGTGCCTGGCTGGAGTGTTTTGGGCAGATCCGATCTGCATAAAGAACTACATGCTATTCGGTGAGGTGTTATCAACAGATGCTACATATggaacaaacaagtacgatatggtgTTTGTGCCTTTCACAGGAGTTGATCACCACAAAAGGTGCATAACCTTTGGAGCTGGGTTGATAGGTGATGAAAGTATTGAGTGTTACACATGGTTGTTCAAGAAATTTTTGGAAGCAATGGGCGGGTGCCAGCCGAGAATTATAATTACTGATCAGGACAAATCAATGAAGTCGGTAGTCCCGGAAGTGTTTAAGAAGTCAACACACAGACTGTGCATGTGGCACATAATGAAGAAACTAAGAGAAACAGTCAGTTATCAACTATTTCAAGATGAGGATTTTAAGACCAGGCTCAAtaggtgtgtttggaacaaccaacTTGAGCCTGATGAATTCAAAGAACAATGGGGGAAGATAATGACTGATTATCAACTTGTAGAACACGAGTGGTTTTCAGATTTGTACGATATCAGGGAATAG